One stretch of Rhizobium rhizoryzae DNA includes these proteins:
- a CDS encoding 3'(2'),5'-bisphosphate nucleotidase CysQ: MPDAENTRTDWSDDLALIRRAAREAGEIAFAFFGQSPEVWWKTEGGRSPVSAADFAANDRLQDILLKARPNYGWLSEETDDDEARLTAETVFVIDPIDGTRAFINGEKTWCVSVAVVHRGEPVAGVLFAPALGEELYSALGLPALKDGVPIEVSKPREEGLRQIALPEDMLARFPDDVRDTLKRIRHVPSLAYRIAMIADGRIDGTVVKRNSHDWDLAAADVILHQAGGRLVDLEGNRLVYNRKRVTHEELCAGAEHVLESLVRGLRSC; this comes from the coding sequence TTGCCGGACGCTGAAAACACCAGAACAGACTGGAGCGATGATCTCGCGCTGATCCGCCGTGCGGCGCGAGAGGCGGGTGAAATTGCCTTCGCTTTCTTCGGCCAGTCGCCTGAAGTCTGGTGGAAAACGGAGGGCGGACGATCCCCCGTAAGCGCGGCGGATTTCGCTGCAAACGACCGGCTTCAGGACATCCTGTTGAAGGCGCGCCCGAATTATGGCTGGCTCTCGGAAGAAACGGATGACGATGAGGCCCGTCTTACCGCCGAAACCGTATTTGTCATCGATCCGATTGACGGAACCCGCGCCTTCATCAATGGCGAGAAGACCTGGTGCGTCAGCGTGGCCGTTGTCCATCGTGGAGAGCCTGTCGCAGGTGTCCTGTTTGCGCCCGCTCTTGGTGAGGAACTGTATTCGGCTCTTGGACTGCCTGCCCTGAAGGATGGCGTCCCAATAGAAGTCTCCAAACCGCGCGAGGAAGGACTTCGGCAGATTGCGCTTCCGGAGGATATGCTGGCTCGCTTCCCGGACGATGTTCGAGATACCCTCAAGCGCATTCGCCACGTGCCCTCTCTTGCCTATCGCATTGCCATGATTGCGGATGGTCGCATTGACGGCACGGTGGTAAAGCGGAATTCTCACGATTGGGATCTTGCAGCGGCCGATGTAATCCTGCATCAGGCGGGCGGGCGCCTGGTCGATCTCGAAGGTAACCGCCTCGTTTACAATCGAAAGCGCGTGACTCACGAAGAGTTATGTGCAGGCGCCGAACATGTTCTGGAAAGCCTCGTCCGCGGTCTGCGATCCTGTTGA
- the waaA gene encoding lipid IV(A) 3-deoxy-D-manno-octulosonic acid transferase produces the protein MRSGMAQAALLAYRLAGICAYPLAVPYLSYRAFKGKEDRARRLERFGHPSQPRPRGPLVWVHAASVGETNAVIPLIKELVRREIHVLLTTGTVTSASLVETRLAGEVIHQYVPLDLKFSVKRFIAYWHPDAAITAESEIWPTTVAELARRNIPQIRVNARISDRSFDRWKNHLSISELLFGKLALVVARSDVDAERFKDLGAWPVVISGNLKGDSDPPPCDEAVVARYRAQIGDRQTWAAICTFAGEEEGAAFVHRALKPRNQQLTIIVPRHPERGDEVEAMLVEKGLVVARRSRGDEITPETDIFLGDTIGEMGLYLRLTEISFVGRSLTAEGGQNPMESAMLGCAVLSGPNVQNFRETYQHIVKRGGARMVRDIEMLAKAVHYLMTNEQARYKMIDSGHEAIQDMRGALSTTIKALEPYINPLTVTARLRPAGAGG, from the coding sequence GTGAGGAGCGGCATGGCGCAAGCAGCCCTTTTGGCGTACCGGCTGGCCGGAATCTGCGCCTATCCCCTCGCTGTCCCCTATCTTTCCTATCGCGCTTTCAAGGGCAAGGAAGACAGGGCCCGTCGGCTGGAGCGGTTCGGCCATCCCAGCCAGCCAAGGCCGCGCGGGCCTCTGGTCTGGGTGCATGCGGCAAGTGTCGGTGAAACCAATGCCGTCATCCCGCTGATCAAGGAACTGGTGCGACGTGAGATCCATGTTCTCCTGACGACCGGCACCGTCACATCCGCCTCGCTCGTGGAAACGCGTCTGGCAGGCGAGGTCATCCATCAATACGTTCCGCTCGATCTGAAATTTTCGGTCAAGCGCTTCATTGCCTATTGGCATCCGGACGCAGCCATCACGGCAGAGTCCGAAATCTGGCCGACAACGGTGGCAGAGCTCGCGCGCCGCAACATTCCGCAGATCCGGGTGAATGCGCGTATCTCGGACCGCTCCTTCGATCGCTGGAAGAACCATCTCTCCATTTCCGAGCTCTTGTTCGGCAAGCTCGCGCTCGTGGTTGCCCGCTCGGATGTGGATGCGGAACGCTTCAAGGATCTCGGCGCCTGGCCGGTGGTGATATCCGGCAACCTGAAGGGCGATAGCGATCCGCCGCCCTGTGATGAAGCCGTGGTTGCGCGTTACCGTGCCCAGATCGGCGATCGCCAGACCTGGGCGGCTATCTGCACTTTCGCAGGCGAGGAAGAGGGCGCTGCCTTCGTCCACCGCGCACTCAAGCCTCGGAACCAGCAATTGACGATCATCGTCCCGCGCCATCCGGAGCGCGGGGACGAGGTCGAGGCCATGCTGGTGGAAAAGGGGCTCGTCGTGGCGCGCCGTTCGCGCGGCGACGAGATCACACCGGAAACGGATATTTTCCTCGGCGATACGATCGGCGAGATGGGGCTTTATCTGCGGCTGACGGAGATTTCTTTCGTCGGTCGTTCGCTGACGGCGGAAGGCGGACAGAACCCGATGGAGTCCGCGATGCTGGGCTGCGCGGTGCTTTCCGGCCCCAATGTGCAGAATTTCCGCGAGACCTATCAGCACATCGTCAAGCGCGGCGGTGCCCGGATGGTGCGCGATATCGAGATGCTTGCCAAGGCCGTTCATTATCTGATGACGAACGAGCAGGCGCGCTACAAGATGATCGACAGCGGCCACGAGGCAATCCAGGATATGCGGGGCGCCCTGTCCACGACGATCAAGGCGCTCGAACCCTACATCAACCCG
- a CDS encoding pseudouridine synthase: protein MSFKDKPKREGGKPFDRDRKKPTAARKSDDGAFSAKKGPQKPFRKPAVDASAVAAATADKPERISKILARAGIASRRDVERMIMEGRVSLNGTVLDTPVVNATLADKIEVDGQPIRGIERTRLWLYHKPAGLVTTNSDPEGRPTVFENLPEELPRVMSIGRLDINTEGLLLLTNDGGLSRVLELPTTGWLRRYRVRAHGEVSQEQLDKLKDGIAVDGVLYGAIEATLDRTQGHNVWITMGLREGKNREIKNVLGALGLDVNRLIRISYGPFQLGDLPEGHVVEARGRMLRDQLGPRLIEEAKANFDAPIYNNPPPDEDKPEVKAPRAEKAWGAGEKRTAEKPAGHRDDRDAPRGERREGGRFGDKPGFGEKPKFGDKPKGRGDGKFAGKGKPSGKFDSRSGGRDDRFEDEKPKKRAPMGTSRTANVWMAPGARPTKDGGAGKSSARAEAERLFNKPTEAPRRPNINRVEGDSDWIRAEEAPAQRRSRDEDGGGFRDRGDRGDRGDRGPRQDRGDRPFRSERPDRGDRPARGERPERGERREGGDRSFSDRPRSKPPFSKDAGGERPAREGGERKFSRPQGERSEGRGRPFGDRPDRGDRPQRSERGDREGGRSGFGGKPGGRASGERSFGERSGGERSGGERSFGERSGKPAGKSFGGKPAGKFGGKPGGAGKPGGRPGGSGKPGGRPAGGRGPGSGSRGGAGGSKGPRGPRG, encoded by the coding sequence ATGAGCTTTAAAGACAAGCCGAAGCGCGAAGGAGGCAAGCCCTTCGATCGCGACAGGAAGAAACCAACCGCAGCCCGCAAATCCGATGATGGCGCGTTTTCCGCAAAGAAGGGCCCTCAGAAGCCCTTCCGCAAGCCAGCCGTCGATGCGTCGGCTGTGGCTGCTGCGACAGCGGACAAGCCGGAGCGCATTTCCAAGATCCTGGCGCGCGCAGGGATTGCCTCTCGCCGCGATGTCGAGCGCATGATCATGGAAGGCCGCGTCAGCCTCAACGGAACGGTGCTGGATACGCCCGTCGTGAACGCGACCCTGGCCGACAAGATCGAAGTGGATGGCCAGCCGATCCGCGGCATCGAGCGCACGCGCCTGTGGCTCTACCACAAGCCTGCCGGTCTGGTGACCACGAATTCCGATCCGGAAGGGCGTCCGACAGTCTTCGAAAACCTGCCGGAAGAACTGCCGCGCGTGATGTCGATCGGCCGTCTCGATATCAATACCGAGGGCCTTCTGCTGCTGACCAATGATGGCGGTCTGTCCCGGGTGCTGGAACTTCCCACCACAGGCTGGCTGCGCCGCTATCGCGTGCGCGCCCATGGCGAAGTCAGCCAGGAGCAACTGGACAAGCTGAAGGACGGCATTGCCGTCGATGGCGTCCTCTATGGCGCAATCGAAGCGACGCTTGATCGCACCCAAGGCCACAATGTGTGGATCACCATGGGTCTTCGTGAAGGCAAGAACCGCGAAATCAAGAACGTGCTGGGTGCTCTGGGGCTCGACGTCAACCGCCTGATCCGCATCTCCTACGGGCCGTTCCAACTGGGCGATCTGCCGGAAGGCCATGTGGTGGAAGCGCGCGGCCGCATGCTGCGCGATCAGCTTGGCCCACGTTTGATCGAAGAGGCCAAGGCCAATTTCGACGCGCCGATCTACAACAATCCGCCGCCGGACGAGGACAAGCCCGAGGTGAAGGCTCCTCGTGCCGAGAAGGCCTGGGGTGCTGGTGAGAAGCGTACTGCTGAAAAGCCCGCTGGCCATCGCGATGATCGCGATGCACCGCGCGGCGAGCGTCGCGAGGGCGGCAGGTTTGGCGATAAGCCCGGCTTTGGCGAAAAGCCAAAGTTTGGTGACAAGCCGAAGGGTCGCGGCGACGGCAAGTTTGCTGGCAAGGGCAAGCCTTCCGGCAAGTTCGATAGCCGGTCCGGTGGCCGCGACGATCGTTTCGAAGACGAGAAGCCCAAAAAGCGTGCGCCCATGGGCACATCCCGCACAGCCAACGTCTGGATGGCGCCCGGCGCTCGTCCCACCAAGGATGGAGGCGCTGGCAAGAGCTCGGCGCGCGCCGAGGCGGAACGCCTGTTCAACAAGCCGACCGAGGCTCCGCGTCGTCCCAACATCAACCGTGTCGAAGGTGACAGCGACTGGATCCGCGCCGAGGAAGCGCCGGCACAGCGTCGTTCTCGTGACGAGGATGGCGGCGGCTTCCGTGACCGCGGGGATCGTGGTGACCGTGGCGATCGCGGGCCACGCCAGGATCGCGGTGACCGCCCGTTCCGCTCAGAGCGCCCGGATCGTGGCGATCGTCCTGCGCGGGGAGAACGCCCCGAGCGTGGAGAACGCAGGGAAGGCGGAGACCGTTCATTCTCCGATCGTCCGCGGTCGAAGCCACCTTTCAGCAAGGATGCCGGCGGCGAGCGCCCGGCGCGCGAGGGCGGCGAACGCAAGTTCTCGCGTCCGCAGGGAGAACGCTCTGAAGGCCGTGGTCGTCCCTTCGGCGACAGGCCGGATCGCGGTGACCGTCCACAGCGCAGCGAGCGCGGAGATCGCGAAGGCGGACGCAGCGGGTTCGGCGGCAAGCCGGGCGGTCGCGCATCTGGCGAGCGTTCCTTCGGTGAACGGTCTGGCGGTGAACGGTCTGGCGGCGAGCGCTCGTTTGGCGAAAGATCGGGCAAGCCAGCGGGCAAGAGCTTCGGTGGCAAGCCTGCCGGAAAATTCGGCGGCAAACCCGGTGGCGCGGGCAAGCCGGGCGGTCGTCCCGGTGGTTCCGGCAAACCCGGTGGGCGTCCGGCTGGCGGTCGCGGTCCCGGTTCGGGCTCGCGCGGCGGCGCAGGTGGCAGCAAGGGTCCTCGCGGTCCGAGGGGCTAA
- a CDS encoding nucleoside deaminase, whose amino-acid sequence MSGTNRFMNAAIEEAIRAKERDEVPIGAVVVLDGEIVGRGGNRTRERNDVTAHAEIVALRMACEALGQERLVGADLYVTLEPCTMCAAAISFARIRRLYYGARDIKGGAVESGVRFFNQPTCHHSPDVYSGFAETTTSRLLVDFFQAKRDGAFSGKG is encoded by the coding sequence ATGAGCGGGACAAATCGTTTCATGAATGCGGCGATCGAGGAGGCAATCCGGGCGAAAGAGCGCGATGAGGTGCCGATCGGCGCGGTTGTGGTGCTGGATGGCGAGATCGTCGGACGCGGCGGAAATCGCACCCGTGAGCGGAACGATGTCACGGCGCATGCGGAAATCGTGGCGTTGCGGATGGCTTGCGAGGCCTTGGGACAAGAGCGGCTGGTCGGCGCAGATCTTTATGTCACGCTCGAACCCTGCACCATGTGTGCGGCGGCCATTTCGTTTGCGCGCATCCGCAGGCTCTATTACGGCGCCAGAGATATCAAAGGGGGAGCGGTGGAAAGCGGCGTCCGCTTCTTCAACCAGCCGACCTGCCACCATTCGCCGGATGTCTATTCCGGCTTCGCAGAGACGACAACTTCTCGCTTGCTGGTGGATTTCTTCCAGGCCAAGCGAGATGGCGCATTTTCGGGCAAAGGCTGA
- a CDS encoding TldD/PmbA family protein yields MTSEIDSSALVTRASELIDLAMKAGADQADAVVVRSRSRSVSVRLGKVENTQSAESDDFSLRVFVGQRVASVSANPGFDLKALAERAVAMAKVSPEDRFACQADEKDLAHSYPDLDLFDPTEVSTDTLTDAALAAEEAALAVGGVTNSSGAGASAGAGGLVLVTSHGFSGSYMASRFGCSVSVIAGEGTKMERDYDYDSRLYFAELDDARDIGRRAGERVVKRINPRQVPTASNVTVVFDPRIARGFVGHIAGAINGASVARKTSFLRDRMGQQVLKSGLNITDDPLIVRGSSSRPFDGEGVKGERMVMIEDGVLNHWFLSTSTGRELGLPTNGRGVRGGTSVNPASTNLALEPGDISPQDLIRSIGNGFYVTELIGHGVNMITGEYSRGATGFWIENGEITYPVSEVTIASNLKDMFMRVTPANDIDRSFGTAAPTIAIEGMTLAGR; encoded by the coding sequence ATGACATCCGAAATTGATTCCTCTGCCCTGGTGACCCGCGCCAGCGAACTTATCGATCTTGCCATGAAGGCCGGAGCCGACCAGGCCGATGCGGTCGTGGTACGCTCGCGCTCGCGCTCCGTCAGCGTGCGACTGGGCAAGGTGGAAAATACGCAGAGCGCGGAAAGCGATGATTTTTCGCTGCGGGTCTTTGTCGGCCAGCGCGTGGCAAGTGTATCTGCCAATCCTGGTTTTGATCTCAAGGCACTGGCAGAACGGGCCGTTGCCATGGCCAAGGTCTCGCCAGAAGATCGGTTCGCCTGCCAGGCCGATGAAAAGGACCTGGCGCACAGCTACCCCGATCTCGATCTCTTCGATCCGACCGAGGTTTCGACCGACACGCTGACCGATGCAGCACTGGCAGCAGAAGAGGCGGCCTTAGCTGTCGGCGGTGTGACGAATTCCTCCGGCGCAGGTGCTTCGGCCGGTGCTGGCGGTCTCGTACTGGTGACGTCGCACGGATTTTCCGGCAGCTACATGGCAAGCCGTTTCGGTTGTTCCGTCAGCGTGATCGCGGGCGAGGGCACGAAGATGGAGCGTGACTACGACTACGACAGCCGCCTCTACTTTGCTGAGCTGGACGATGCGCGTGACATCGGAAGACGGGCAGGCGAGCGCGTGGTAAAGCGCATCAATCCACGACAGGTACCAACGGCGAGCAACGTTACCGTTGTGTTCGATCCCCGCATTGCGCGGGGCTTCGTCGGTCATATTGCCGGTGCCATCAACGGCGCATCCGTGGCGCGCAAGACAAGCTTCCTGCGCGATCGCATGGGGCAACAGGTTTTGAAATCAGGCCTCAACATCACCGATGATCCGCTGATCGTGCGCGGCTCTTCCTCGCGCCCCTTCGATGGCGAAGGCGTCAAGGGTGAGCGCATGGTGATGATCGAGGACGGGGTGCTGAACCACTGGTTCCTGTCCACGTCCACGGGCCGGGAACTGGGACTGCCCACCAACGGTCGCGGCGTCCGGGGCGGCACGAGCGTCAATCCTGCATCCACTAATCTGGCCCTTGAGCCGGGTGACATCTCGCCGCAGGATCTGATCCGCAGTATCGGCAACGGCTTCTATGTCACCGAACTCATCGGTCACGGCGTCAACATGATCACGGGCGAATATTCCCGGGGCGCAACCGGCTTTTGGATCGAGAACGGCGAAATCACCTATCCGGTCTCCGAGGTGACGATTGCGTCCAACCTGAAGGATATGTTCATGCGGGTCACGCCAGCCAACGATATTGATCGAAGCTTCGGCACGGCTGCTCCTACCATCGCGATTGAAGGCATGACGCTTGCCGGACGCTGA
- a CDS encoding patatin-like phospholipase family protein: MTTRISPGAEHVVPSNGAPRVAVAFGGGGARGIAHIAVIEALDEMGIRPVAIAGSSIGAIFGTGMAAGMSGAEIRDYTLETVGNRNAVFNRLWSLGPASMRDGIGGFRLGHFNLERILEAFLSPAIPQSFGELSIPMKIAVTDYYGQTEAILETGDLRLAIAASAAIPGLFMPVRINGRIMVDGGIFNPIPWEHLMEDCDIVIGVDVVGAPEGDGTHPPSRFDSMFGASQLMMQSAIALKMKLHPPHIFLRPSVNRFRVLDFLKAREILEESQPIKDELKRSFEKLMARRDRD, encoded by the coding sequence ATGACGACACGGATCTCCCCCGGCGCAGAGCATGTCGTCCCCTCAAATGGTGCTCCGCGCGTCGCCGTTGCTTTCGGCGGCGGGGGCGCGCGTGGCATTGCCCATATTGCCGTCATCGAGGCGCTTGATGAAATGGGCATTCGCCCGGTTGCGATTGCAGGTTCGTCGATCGGTGCAATCTTTGGCACCGGCATGGCGGCAGGAATGAGCGGCGCCGAGATCCGCGACTATACGCTGGAAACGGTCGGCAACCGCAACGCTGTTTTCAACCGCCTTTGGTCGCTCGGTCCGGCCAGTATGCGTGATGGCATCGGCGGCTTCCGCCTCGGCCATTTCAACCTGGAGCGCATTCTGGAGGCGTTCCTGTCTCCGGCAATTCCGCAGAGCTTCGGCGAACTGTCCATTCCGATGAAGATCGCCGTCACCGATTACTACGGCCAGACGGAAGCCATTCTGGAAACCGGCGATTTGCGATTGGCCATAGCGGCCTCCGCGGCAATCCCCGGGCTTTTCATGCCGGTGCGGATCAATGGCCGCATCATGGTGGATGGCGGTATCTTCAACCCCATCCCCTGGGAACACCTGATGGAGGACTGCGACATCGTCATCGGTGTCGATGTCGTCGGCGCGCCGGAAGGCGATGGAACCCATCCGCCCAGCCGTTTTGATAGCATGTTCGGCGCCAGCCAGTTGATGATGCAGTCAGCCATCGCGCTGAAGATGAAGCTGCATCCGCCCCACATTTTCCTGCGCCCCTCTGTCAACCGGTTCCGCGTGCTGGATTTCCTGAAGGCACGGGAGATTCTCGAGGAGTCCCAGCCCATCAAGGATGAGTTGAAGCGCTCCTTCGAGAAGTTGATGGCACGCCGGGACCGCGACTGA
- a CDS encoding DUF4170 domain-containing protein, with protein sequence MTDKDGKKQLLHLVFGGELESLQSVEFKDLKALDIVGIFPDYASALQAWKAKAQATVDNAQMRYFIVHMHRLLDPQSND encoded by the coding sequence ATGACCGATAAAGACGGCAAAAAGCAACTTCTTCACCTGGTTTTTGGCGGAGAGCTGGAAAGCCTCCAGAGTGTTGAGTTCAAGGATTTGAAAGCGCTCGACATCGTCGGCATTTTTCCGGACTATGCGAGTGCCCTGCAGGCCTGGAAGGCCAAGGCTCAGGCGACCGTTGATAACGCACAGATGCGTTACTTCATCGTGCACATGCACCGCCTTCTGGATCCACAATCCAACGACTGA
- a CDS encoding monovalent cation:proton antiporter-2 (CPA2) family protein, protein MATPDPLFNETLLLLGGAVLAAPIFKKLGLGTVLGYLAAGIVIGPILRLISDPEEVLHVSELGVVFLLFIIGLELKPSRLWQMRGDIFVLGTAQVLFSGLLLSGLAYLANIASWQGSVIAGFGLALSSTAFALQILADNGEANALYGRRAFSILLFQDLAIVPLLALVTILGSGPEASTSTILVDSGRAILAVAAMVVAGRYLLTPMFQVIARTGAREVMLAAALLVVLGSAVLMQLVGLSMAMGAFLAGIMLAESSYRHELEADIEPFRGLLLAMFFMAVGLSLDLNAILSNLLLIVAGVPFFMIAKGLVIYVLCRLWGSTKEDSASIAALLPQGGEFGFVLFTTAVSAGLLTAGASSLLIASVTLSMALTPLGSALARRYFTGEQKREEIEEDFEGAGADVLMIGFSRFGQIAAQILLAGGRDVTVIDDSPDRIRQASSFGFRIYFGDGARKEVLLAAGIERAKIVAICTHRRDITDRIVDLIRSEFPEVKLFVRSYDRIHTISLRAREVDYEIRETLESGLLFGQKTLEALGKTETEAAEIGADIRRRDEERLQIQAAEGLTAGLHMLHTRPVRPEPLTKPKRQPVAHEADSAGQA, encoded by the coding sequence ATGGCGACACCCGATCCACTGTTCAACGAAACCCTGCTTCTGCTGGGTGGCGCCGTGCTTGCCGCGCCGATCTTCAAGAAACTGGGTCTCGGGACCGTTCTGGGCTACCTCGCAGCCGGTATCGTCATCGGGCCGATCCTGCGGCTGATCTCCGATCCGGAAGAAGTACTGCATGTTTCAGAACTCGGGGTCGTGTTCCTTCTCTTCATCATCGGCCTCGAACTGAAGCCCTCCCGCCTGTGGCAGATGCGCGGCGACATCTTCGTTCTCGGAACCGCGCAGGTTCTGTTCTCCGGATTGCTTCTTTCAGGTCTCGCCTATCTCGCCAATATTGCCAGTTGGCAAGGAAGCGTGATTGCAGGCTTTGGCCTTGCGCTTTCCTCCACCGCCTTTGCCCTGCAGATCCTTGCGGACAATGGGGAAGCCAACGCGCTTTATGGACGTCGCGCCTTTTCTATCCTGCTGTTTCAGGATCTCGCCATCGTGCCGCTTCTGGCACTCGTGACCATTCTGGGTTCGGGACCGGAGGCCAGCACATCGACCATTCTTGTCGATTCCGGTCGCGCCATTCTCGCCGTCGCAGCCATGGTGGTTGCAGGTCGCTATCTGCTGACGCCGATGTTTCAGGTGATTGCCCGCACGGGCGCCCGCGAAGTGATGCTTGCCGCGGCACTTCTGGTCGTGCTGGGGTCCGCCGTACTGATGCAACTCGTTGGCCTCTCCATGGCCATGGGCGCCTTTCTTGCGGGCATCATGCTGGCTGAATCCTCCTATCGCCACGAGTTGGAAGCAGATATCGAGCCCTTTCGCGGCCTGCTGCTCGCCATGTTCTTCATGGCAGTGGGCCTCTCCCTTGATCTCAACGCCATCCTGTCGAACCTGCTTCTGATCGTGGCCGGCGTGCCATTCTTCATGATCGCCAAGGGATTGGTAATCTACGTGCTCTGCCGTCTCTGGGGTTCGACGAAGGAGGATTCGGCCAGCATCGCAGCACTTCTGCCGCAGGGCGGTGAATTCGGCTTCGTGCTGTTCACCACGGCGGTCTCCGCCGGTCTTCTGACGGCTGGCGCATCCTCGCTGCTGATTGCCAGCGTCACGCTGTCCATGGCGCTGACGCCCTTGGGTTCGGCACTCGCGCGGCGCTATTTCACCGGAGAGCAGAAGCGGGAAGAAATAGAAGAGGATTTCGAAGGTGCGGGTGCGGATGTGCTGATGATCGGCTTTTCGCGCTTCGGCCAGATCGCCGCGCAGATTCTGCTCGCCGGGGGCCGCGACGTGACCGTGATCGACGATTCACCGGACCGCATCCGGCAGGCAAGCTCCTTCGGTTTTCGCATCTACTTTGGAGATGGCGCCCGCAAGGAAGTTCTTCTGGCAGCGGGTATCGAGCGGGCGAAGATCGTTGCGATCTGTACGCATCGCCGCGATATCACCGACAGGATCGTGGATCTCATCCGGTCCGAGTTTCCAGAGGTGAAACTGTTCGTGCGCTCCTATGATCGTATTCACACGATCTCGTTGCGGGCACGCGAGGTGGATTACGAGATCCGCGAAACGCTGGAATCCGGCCTGCTCTTCGGCCAGAAAACGCTGGAGGCGCTTGGAAAGACGGAAACGGAAGCCGCCGAGATCGGCGCCGATATCCGTCGGCGGGACGAGGAACGGCTGCAGATACAGGCAGCGGAGGGTCTGACTGCCGGTCTGCACATGCTCCACACGCGCCCGGTTCGCCCGGAGCCTCTGACCAAGCCGAAGAGGCAGCCGGTGGCACACGAAGCCGATTCCGCGGGACAAGCCTGA
- the rsmD gene encoding 16S rRNA (guanine(966)-N(2))-methyltransferase RsmD: MRIVGGEFRGRSLATPKSNAIRPTIDRTRESLFNIISHVYPEAVDGTRVLDLFAGTGAVGLEALSRGCRSALFVENGVEGRGLLWENIEQFGLHGRARILRRDATSLGTVGNIEPFHFVFADPPYGQGLGEQALLSAHKGGWIAPDALVVLEERADVSVACDLVFQPLEQRVFGETRIDFFRYKPA; this comes from the coding sequence GTGCGCATTGTCGGTGGTGAATTCCGTGGCCGAAGTCTTGCCACGCCAAAATCAAACGCGATCCGGCCGACCATCGACCGGACGCGGGAGAGCCTGTTCAACATCATCAGCCATGTCTACCCGGAGGCCGTGGATGGCACCCGGGTTCTTGACCTGTTTGCCGGAACCGGCGCTGTAGGGCTGGAGGCTCTGTCGCGCGGCTGCCGGAGCGCACTGTTCGTCGAGAACGGCGTTGAGGGACGCGGTCTTCTGTGGGAAAACATCGAGCAGTTCGGCCTGCATGGCCGTGCTCGCATCTTGAGGCGGGATGCGACCAGTCTCGGTACCGTTGGAAACATCGAGCCGTTTCATTTTGTCTTCGCAGATCCGCCCTACGGTCAGGGTCTCGGCGAGCAGGCGCTTCTTTCCGCCCATAAGGGTGGCTGGATTGCACCGGATGCGCTGGTGGTTCTGGAGGAAAGGGCGGATGTGAGCGTGGCGTGTGATCTTGTTTTCCAGCCGCTGGAACAGAGGGTTTTTGGCGAAACCCGCATAGACTTTTTCCGCTACAAACCAGCCTGA